One stretch of Arachis hypogaea cultivar Tifrunner chromosome 20, arahy.Tifrunner.gnm2.J5K5, whole genome shotgun sequence DNA includes these proteins:
- the LOC112783402 gene encoding uncharacterized protein: MYFPSSSSSSSSSSSSSSSSSVNNNGIDTSDVTWRSSINIPLRFRTPLSLVLEYSGIMSSNPDVSSPAPAPAPAPAPAPGDGPSTTHLRPRSQLQSGSGPGGACSGTGEVQIRIIGTGDQDNNGVIGSVSSSSQLSRVSRSGHHECIMVNGRPWPPPNITDPETRHRLIQDPPVYETPASEVYELLGSSNRNVQQAVKWLEQLIPFSLLLLVVFIRQHLQGFFLTIYVSAVLLKSNEVVKEQTALKGDRKVSVLVGISVAFMLHVIAIYWFQNDDLLYPIAMLPPKETPLFWHAIFTVLINDTLVRQAAMAFKLLVLIFYKCRRGPSFRRQGQILTAVEYVLLLYRALLPTPVWYRFFLNHDYGSLFSSLTTGLYLTFKLTTLVEKIQNFFSALRLLSGRKVQYGVYATKEQVKSAGDMCAICQEKMRAPLLLHCKHLFCEECVSEWLERERTCPLCRANVKSADLLTYGDGSTSILCQLF; the protein is encoded by the exons ATGTattttccatcttcttcttcttcttcttcttcttcttcttcttcttcttcttcttcttctgtaaaTAATAACGGTATAGATACCAGTGATGTGACTTGGCGTAGTAGCATCAACATCCCCTTAAGATTCCGCACTCCTCTTTCTCTTGTTCTCGAATATTCTGGCATCATGTCCTCAAACCCCGATGTTTCTTCTCCTGCACCTGCACCTGCACCTGCACCTGCACCTGCACCTGGAGATGGACCTTCAACAACTCATTTGCGCCCTAGGTCTCAGCTTCAATCTGGTTCTGGTCCTGGTGGTGCCTGCAGTGGTACTGGTGAAGTTCAAATTCGCATAATTGGTACTGGGGACCAAGACAACAATGGTGTGATTGGTTCGGTTTCCTCTTCTTCGCAGCTGAGTCGTGTGTCTCGATCGGGCCATCATGAGTGTATCATGGTCAACGGACGGCCGTGGCCGCCGCCGAACATTACCGACCCTGAGACTCGGCACCGGCTGATTCAGGACCCGCCTGTGTACGAGACACCTGCGTCTGAGGTGTATGAGCTTCTTGGTAGTAGTAATAGGAATGTTCAGCAGGCTGTTAAGTGGCTGGAACAGCTTATCCCTTTCTCCCTCTTGCTGTTGGTGGTGTTCATTCGCCAGCATTTGCAAG GTTTCTTTCTCACAATTTATGTGTCAGCTGTGCTGCTTAAATCAAATGAGGTGGTTAAGGAACAGACAGCTCTAAAG GGAGATCGGAAAGTCTCCGTTCTTGTTGGTATCTCGGTTGCCTTCATGCTGCACGTGATAGCCATTTACTGGTTTCAAAATGATGATCTTTTATACCCAATTGCAATGCTTCCTCCAAAAGAAACACCGCTTTTCTGGCATGCAATATTCACCGTTTTGATCAATG ATACATTGGTGCGGCAAGCAGCAATGGCTTTCAAGCTTTTGGTGCTAATTTTCTACAAATGTCGCAGAGGCCCCAGCTTCCGTCGGCAG GGTCAAATCTTAACTGCGGTTGAGTACGTGTTGCTGTTGTATCGTGCCTTGCTGCCAACACCAGTTTGGTATCGGTTTTTCTTGAACCATGATTATGGAAGTCTCTTTTCATCACTGACCACAGGGTTGTATCTAACATTCAAACTAACAACTTTAGTTGAGAAG ATCCAAAACTTCTTTTCTGCCTTAAGACTATTATCGGGAAGGAAAGTCCAATATGGGGTTTATGCTACAAAGGAACAG GTAAAGTCTGCTGGTGACATGTGTGCTATATGCCAGGAGAAGATGCGAGCTCCGCTCTTGTTGCACTGTAAACACTTGTTCTGTGAGGAATGTGTGTCCGAATG GCTTGAGCGAGAAAGGACTTGCCCATTATGCAGAGCAAATGTAAAATCTGCTGATCTGCTCACCTATGGAGATGGTTCGACAAGTATTTTGTGTCAGTTGTTTTAA